One stretch of Streptomyces sp. NBC_00443 DNA includes these proteins:
- a CDS encoding DNA repair helicase XPB: MNGPLIVQSDKTLLLEVDHERADECRRAIAAFAELERAPEHIHTYRVTPLGLWNARAAGHDAEQVVDALVTYSRYPVPHALLVDIADTMDRYGRLTLSKHPTHGLVLTTTDRPVLEEVLRSKRVAPLVGARIDPDTVAVHPSERGQIKQTLLKLGWPAEDLAGYVDGEAHPIELNEDGWALRPYQKQAVENFWHGGSGVVVLPCGAGKTLVGAGSMAQAKSTTLILVTNTVSARQWKHELMKRTSLTEEEIGEYSGTKKEIRPVTIATYQVLTTKRKGVYQHLELFDSRDWGLILYDEVHLLPAPVFKFTADLQARRRLGLTATLVREDGRESDVFSLIGPKRFDAPWKEIEAQGYIAPADCVEVRVNLTDAERLAYATAEQEEKYRFCATTDTKRKVTEAIVRRFAGQQILVIGQYIDQLDELGEHLNAPVIKGETSNAQREKLFGAFREGEISVLVVSKVANFSIDLPEATVAIQVSGTFGSRQEEAQRLGRVLRPKADGHKAHFYSVVARDTIDQDFAAHRQRFLAEQGYAYRIMDADEILAEG; encoded by the coding sequence GTGAACGGACCACTGATCGTCCAGTCGGACAAAACCCTGCTCCTGGAAGTCGATCACGAGCGGGCCGATGAGTGCCGTCGGGCGATCGCCGCGTTCGCGGAGCTGGAGCGGGCACCCGAGCACATCCACACCTACCGGGTGACGCCGCTCGGCCTGTGGAACGCCCGCGCGGCCGGGCACGACGCCGAGCAGGTCGTGGACGCGCTGGTCACGTACAGCCGCTACCCCGTGCCGCACGCGCTGCTCGTCGACATCGCCGACACGATGGACCGTTACGGCCGTCTGACGCTCTCCAAGCACCCCACGCACGGCCTCGTCCTCACCACCACCGACCGCCCGGTCCTGGAGGAGGTGCTGCGCTCGAAGCGGGTCGCGCCGCTCGTCGGCGCCCGCATCGACCCGGACACCGTCGCCGTGCACCCCTCCGAGCGCGGCCAGATCAAGCAGACGCTGCTGAAGCTGGGCTGGCCGGCCGAGGACCTCGCCGGTTACGTCGACGGCGAGGCGCACCCGATCGAGCTGAACGAGGACGGGTGGGCGCTCAGGCCCTACCAGAAGCAGGCCGTGGAGAACTTCTGGCACGGCGGCAGCGGGGTCGTGGTGCTGCCGTGCGGCGCCGGCAAGACCCTCGTCGGCGCCGGCTCCATGGCCCAGGCGAAGTCGACCACGCTCATCCTCGTCACGAACACCGTCTCGGCCCGGCAGTGGAAGCACGAGCTGATGAAGCGCACGTCGCTCACCGAGGAGGAGATCGGCGAGTACAGCGGTACGAAGAAGGAGATCCGCCCGGTCACCATCGCCACGTACCAGGTACTGACGACGAAGCGGAAGGGTGTCTATCAGCACCTGGAGCTCTTCGACTCCCGGGACTGGGGCCTGATCCTCTACGACGAGGTGCACCTGCTGCCCGCACCCGTCTTCAAGTTCACCGCGGACCTCCAGGCCCGCCGCCGCCTGGGCCTGACCGCGACCCTGGTCCGGGAGGACGGCCGCGAGTCGGACGTCTTCTCCCTCATCGGCCCGAAGCGGTTCGACGCGCCCTGGAAGGAGATCGAGGCGCAGGGGTACATCGCGCCCGCCGACTGCGTCGAGGTCCGCGTCAACCTCACCGACGCCGAGCGGCTCGCGTACGCCACCGCCGAGCAGGAGGAGAAGTACCGCTTCTGCGCGACGACCGACACCAAGCGGAAGGTCACTGAGGCCATCGTCCGCCGGTTCGCCGGGCAGCAGATCCTGGTCATCGGCCAGTACATCGACCAGCTCGACGAACTGGGCGAGCATCTGAACGCCCCGGTCATCAAGGGCGAGACCTCCAACGCGCAGCGCGAGAAGCTCTTCGGCGCCTTCCGCGAGGGCGAGATCAGCGTCCTCGTCGTGTCCAAGGTCGCGAACTTCTCCATCGACCTGCCGGAGGCCACGGTCGCCATCCAGGTCTCGGGCACCTTCGGCTCCCGCCAGGAGGAGGCTCAGCGCCTCGGCCGCGTCCTGCGCCCGAAGGCCGACGGCCACAAGGCCCACTTCTACTCGGTCGTCGCCCGCGACACGATCGACCAGGACTTCGCCGCCCACCGCCAGCGCTTCCTGGCAGAACAGGGGTACGCGTACCGGATCATGGACGCCGACGAGATCCTGGCGGAGGGGTAG
- the istB gene encoding IS21-like element helper ATPase IstB, with translation MPTVQPISRDPSPPTTTLGYALFATRWLQAPLYFGLVAAQGVYVYKFFNELWALILRCVTGQATENYVMLAVLKLVDVVMIANLLIMVIVGGYETFVSRIGLQGHRDQPEWLSHVNSNVLKVKLATAIVGISSVHLLQMFVDVHHTSRHALLWGTVIHMAFIASAGILAYMSGPMAAQSERAAAQHAHQAHVPEEPAAKVFVPAQAAARDDEPSAEERVRAAGFPARKLLEEFDSDHPHSFDREAVARLGKLDFVAARRNVVFVGPPGTGKTHLAVGLGVRACQAGHSVRFATAAEWAARLAGARDAGRLAEELTALDEHAVLIVDEVGYTPFEAGTAPLFFQLVAHRYERASLIVTSDRPLGRWDEIFGGPSALAMVDRLAHHAEFVRIDGDSYRLRRPTAAWAD, from the coding sequence ATGCCGACCGTGCAGCCCATCTCGCGTGATCCGTCCCCGCCGACCACCACCCTCGGGTACGCCCTGTTCGCCACCCGCTGGCTGCAGGCCCCGCTCTACTTCGGCCTCGTGGCCGCCCAGGGGGTGTACGTCTACAAGTTCTTCAACGAACTGTGGGCCTTAATCCTCCGCTGTGTGACCGGGCAGGCCACCGAGAACTACGTCATGCTCGCCGTGCTCAAACTCGTCGACGTCGTCATGATCGCCAACCTGCTGATCATGGTGATCGTCGGCGGCTACGAGACGTTCGTCTCCCGCATCGGCCTCCAGGGCCACCGCGACCAGCCGGAATGGCTCTCGCACGTCAACTCCAACGTGCTGAAGGTCAAGCTCGCCACCGCCATCGTAGGTATCTCCTCCGTCCATCTGCTCCAGATGTTCGTGGACGTCCACCACACCTCACGGCACGCACTGCTGTGGGGCACGGTGATCCACATGGCGTTCATCGCCTCGGCGGGGATCCTGGCGTACATGTCGGGGCCGATGGCCGCGCAGAGTGAGCGGGCCGCCGCTCAGCACGCGCACCAGGCGCACGTCCCCGAGGAACCCGCCGCGAAGGTCTTCGTCCCGGCGCAGGCCGCGGCACGTGACGACGAGCCCAGCGCCGAGGAGCGGGTGCGCGCCGCCGGTTTCCCCGCGCGCAAGCTGCTGGAGGAGTTCGACTCCGATCACCCGCACTCCTTCGACCGGGAGGCCGTGGCCCGGCTCGGCAAGCTGGACTTCGTCGCCGCCCGCCGCAACGTGGTCTTCGTCGGACCGCCCGGCACCGGCAAGACGCATCTGGCCGTCGGCCTCGGCGTGAGGGCCTGCCAGGCGGGCCACTCGGTGCGGTTCGCGACGGCGGCGGAGTGGGCGGCCCGGCTGGCCGGGGCTCGGGACGCCGGACGGCTCGCCGAGGAGCTGACCGCGCTCGACGAGCACGCCGTGCTGATCGTCGACGAGGTCGGCTACACCCCCTTCGAAGCGGGGACCGCGCCGCTCTTCTTCCAGTTGGTCGCGCACCGCTACGAGCGGGCCTCGCTGATCGTGACCAGTGACCGCCCGCTCGGCCGCTGGGACGAGATCTTCGGTGGCCCCTCCGCGCTCGCGATGGTGGACCGGCTGGCCCACCACGCCGAGTTCGTACGGATCGACGGCGACAGCTACCGGCTGCGCCGGCCTACCGCAGCGTGGGCAGACTGA
- a CDS encoding helicase C-terminal domain-containing protein, with amino-acid sequence MSDPAAPPRSLAEALRARDDASLAVLLRSRPDLITPVPTDLTQLATRAGTRASVVRALERLDRCALQTAEALAVAADPATYAELLALMAGDEGEPAVAGALPHALATLRDQALVWGADDRLRLVRTARELLAPSPQHPSPTGLGPTVQEATAGMSPGRIQDIVTTAGLPSTHDAVSAVSSLTALFGDRKRMAALLAGAPEESREVLSRLVWGPPYGQVTADPAPRLRWLLDRGLLLPTAPGTVVLPREVALHLRAGRAHRTTEPLPPPVEAGATYRPQVVDATAAGQAYTALATVEELLKDWDEGGPTVLRAGGLSVRDLKRTAVALDLSEPLAAFWVELAYAAGLLASDGEADERYAATPAYDEWLEQPAAQRWALLAQTWLTATRTSGVIGGRDAKDRTLSALGPGVDRSAAPEVRHRVLTLLAGLPEGASPSAESVLARLRWERPLRGPQRDDDLRGRLAQWTLGEAEMLGITGRGALSAHGRALLGMPLPEPAPEEPAGPGDKLPVHHRPAPPPEPLSPAEQATASATAARLLAPLLPEPLDHVLLQADLTAVAPGPLRRPLAAMLDVLADVESKGGATVYRFTPGSVRRALDAGRSASDLHAFLAEHARTPVPQPLAYLIDDVARRHGHLRVGAASAYVRCDDDAVLNEILADKRAAGLRLRRLAPTVLAAQADPAALLEGLRAMGFAPAAESAEGDVLITRADAHRTPPRTAPEPVPDGPPTPDTTLLTAAIRAIRAGDLASTTPRKPSGAAPAVTGGELPRTTSAETLATMQAAVLTGEALWIGYVNAEGAASQRVIAPVRVEGGFVTAYDHTADEVRTYPLHRITGVAELADGQI; translated from the coding sequence ATGAGCGACCCGGCCGCACCGCCCCGTTCCCTCGCGGAAGCCCTCCGCGCGCGGGACGACGCCTCCCTGGCCGTGCTGCTGCGCAGCCGGCCCGATCTCATCACCCCCGTCCCCACCGACCTCACGCAGCTGGCGACCCGCGCAGGCACCCGGGCCTCCGTGGTGCGCGCCCTGGAGCGGCTGGACCGGTGCGCACTGCAGACGGCGGAGGCGCTGGCGGTGGCGGCGGACCCGGCGACATACGCCGAACTGCTGGCACTGATGGCTGGTGACGAGGGCGAACCGGCGGTCGCCGGGGCGCTGCCGCACGCCCTCGCGACCCTGCGCGACCAGGCCCTGGTGTGGGGCGCCGACGACCGGCTGCGGCTCGTCCGCACCGCGCGTGAGCTGCTCGCACCCTCGCCGCAGCACCCGTCCCCCACCGGACTGGGCCCGACCGTGCAGGAAGCCACCGCGGGCATGTCGCCGGGGCGTATCCAGGACATCGTCACGACGGCCGGACTGCCCTCGACCCACGACGCCGTGTCCGCGGTGTCGTCGCTCACCGCCCTGTTCGGCGACCGGAAGCGCATGGCCGCCCTGCTCGCGGGTGCGCCGGAGGAGTCCCGGGAGGTGCTGTCCCGGCTCGTGTGGGGGCCGCCGTACGGCCAGGTCACCGCCGACCCCGCGCCCCGCCTGCGCTGGCTCCTGGACCGCGGCCTCCTCCTCCCGACGGCACCCGGCACGGTCGTGCTCCCCCGCGAGGTGGCCCTGCATCTGCGCGCCGGCCGGGCGCACCGCACCACCGAGCCGTTGCCGCCGCCGGTCGAGGCGGGCGCGACGTACCGTCCACAGGTTGTGGACGCGACCGCGGCCGGACAGGCGTACACGGCGCTGGCGACCGTCGAGGAGCTGCTGAAGGACTGGGACGAAGGCGGTCCGACGGTGCTGCGGGCGGGCGGCCTGAGCGTGCGCGACCTCAAGCGCACCGCCGTCGCCCTCGACCTGTCCGAACCCCTGGCCGCCTTCTGGGTCGAGCTCGCCTACGCCGCCGGACTGCTGGCCTCCGACGGCGAGGCCGACGAGCGGTACGCCGCGACCCCGGCCTACGACGAGTGGCTGGAGCAGCCCGCCGCGCAGCGCTGGGCACTGCTGGCGCAGACATGGCTGACGGCGACGCGCACGTCGGGGGTGATCGGCGGGCGGGACGCCAAGGACCGTACGTTGTCGGCGCTCGGCCCGGGCGTGGACCGCTCCGCCGCGCCCGAGGTCCGGCACCGGGTGCTGACCCTCCTCGCCGGGCTGCCCGAGGGCGCGTCACCGTCCGCCGAGTCGGTACTGGCCCGGCTGCGCTGGGAACGGCCGCTGCGCGGACCCCAGCGGGACGACGACCTGCGCGGCCGCCTCGCCCAGTGGACGCTCGGCGAGGCGGAGATGCTGGGGATCACGGGGCGCGGGGCACTGTCGGCGCACGGGCGGGCGCTGCTGGGGATGCCGCTGCCGGAGCCCGCGCCCGAGGAACCGGCCGGTCCCGGCGACAAGCTCCCCGTGCATCACCGCCCGGCCCCGCCGCCCGAGCCCCTCTCCCCCGCCGAGCAGGCCACCGCCTCGGCCACCGCAGCCCGGCTCCTGGCCCCGCTCCTCCCCGAGCCGCTCGACCACGTCCTCCTCCAGGCCGACCTGACGGCCGTGGCGCCCGGGCCACTTCGACGCCCGCTCGCCGCCATGCTGGACGTGCTCGCGGACGTGGAGTCCAAGGGCGGCGCGACGGTGTACCGGTTCACGCCCGGGTCCGTGCGACGCGCCCTCGACGCCGGGCGCAGCGCCTCCGACCTGCACGCCTTCCTCGCCGAGCACGCGCGTACGCCGGTACCGCAGCCGCTCGCGTACCTGATCGACGACGTGGCCCGCAGGCACGGGCATCTGCGGGTGGGCGCCGCGTCTGCGTACGTCCGCTGCGACGACGACGCCGTGCTGAACGAGATCCTCGCCGACAAGCGGGCCGCGGGCCTGCGCCTGCGCCGCCTGGCGCCGACGGTGCTGGCCGCCCAGGCGGACCCGGCCGCGCTGCTGGAGGGCCTGCGCGCGATGGGCTTCGCGCCGGCCGCCGAATCGGCCGAAGGTGACGTCCTGATCACCCGCGCCGACGCCCACCGCACCCCACCGCGCACGGCGCCCGAGCCGGTACCGGACGGCCCGCCGACGCCGGACACCACCCTGCTGACGGCCGCGATCCGCGCCATCCGGGCGGGCGACCTCGCCTCCACGACACCGCGCAAGCCGAGCGGGGCCGCCCCCGCGGTGACCGGCGGTGAGCTGCCCCGCACCACCTCCGCCGAGACCCTCGCCACCATGCAGGCCGCCGTCCTGACCGGCGAGGCGCTGTGGATCGGGTACGTCAACGCCGAGGGCGCCGCGAGTCAGCGGGTGATCGCGCCGGTGCGGGTCGAGGGCGGGTTCGTGACGGCGTACGACCACACCGCGGACGAGGTGCGGACGTATCCGCTGCACCGGATCACCGGCGTCGCCGAGCTCGCGGACGGCCAGATCTGA
- a CDS encoding substrate-binding domain-containing protein: MSEQVEQWIAILSLTFPVAAFLWEFAIVGRKRLGYRVQMDTLAADDTESEHAEILERLQRDGHRLKDPSFVLLRIENAGSAPIEASDYLTDENDPSGIWVTFRRRQVAGLVVTELSQRELRRFFRRGAPGFGFRNNPARREGVIELPKVKLPRGAEYKVLVILESWQGDDSADPFPKPDIVGAVGTDRRWFDPLVKVFRFKLARTESHLFASRPAWFAIAFLTAAVALQAFFTLFLREDRRPPLDCVGGTLRLHGSTAFAPAVRAAAEDYLKRCEGAGVSIPLADDTFKGSTDGVTDLDQAGKNAKIQVGDGLADHIAFTDGLASDGHPRLVPKPVAFSVFTLVVNKDAGVENLRLAQIRDIFAGRVTNWSQVGGNDVPVHLINRDPGSGTRSTLVAKVLDGREPPQFTVTDCAALKSGQYGRCEVTSTDTMLNTSASTPGAIGYSEATGVAGHKAADRLAKLKIDGREPTAEGVEDTNYPYWQTEFAYTYGDAPAGSVAAAFLNFLTQQSGRDILHEHGHGLCSEAQDAGECRPV, translated from the coding sequence GTGAGCGAGCAGGTCGAGCAGTGGATCGCGATCCTGAGTCTGACGTTCCCCGTTGCGGCGTTCCTGTGGGAGTTCGCCATCGTCGGCCGCAAGCGGCTGGGCTACCGGGTGCAGATGGACACCCTCGCCGCGGACGACACGGAGTCCGAGCACGCCGAGATCCTGGAGCGGTTGCAGCGAGACGGCCACCGGCTGAAGGACCCCTCCTTCGTCCTGCTGCGCATCGAGAACGCGGGATCCGCCCCCATCGAGGCCAGTGACTACCTGACCGACGAGAACGACCCCAGCGGCATATGGGTCACCTTCCGCCGCCGGCAGGTCGCGGGGCTGGTGGTCACCGAGCTGAGCCAGCGCGAGCTGCGCCGCTTCTTCCGGCGCGGGGCCCCGGGCTTCGGCTTCCGCAACAACCCGGCCAGGCGCGAGGGTGTCATCGAACTGCCGAAGGTGAAGCTGCCCCGGGGCGCCGAGTACAAGGTGCTGGTGATCCTGGAGAGCTGGCAGGGCGACGACAGTGCCGACCCCTTCCCCAAGCCGGACATCGTCGGCGCGGTCGGCACCGACCGGCGCTGGTTCGACCCGCTGGTGAAGGTGTTCCGGTTCAAGCTGGCCAGGACCGAGAGCCATCTGTTCGCCTCCAGGCCGGCCTGGTTCGCCATCGCGTTCCTGACGGCGGCGGTGGCCCTCCAGGCCTTCTTCACGCTGTTCCTACGCGAGGACCGCAGGCCCCCGCTGGACTGCGTCGGCGGCACCCTCCGCCTGCACGGCTCCACCGCCTTCGCGCCCGCCGTGCGGGCCGCCGCCGAGGACTACCTCAAGCGGTGCGAGGGGGCGGGCGTGTCGATTCCGCTGGCCGACGACACCTTCAAGGGCAGCACCGACGGTGTGACCGACCTGGACCAGGCAGGCAAGAACGCCAAGATCCAGGTCGGCGACGGCCTTGCCGACCACATCGCGTTCACCGACGGCCTCGCCTCCGACGGCCACCCGCGGCTGGTCCCCAAGCCCGTCGCCTTCTCCGTGTTCACCCTCGTCGTCAACAAGGACGCGGGCGTGGAGAACCTGAGGCTGGCCCAGATCCGCGACATCTTCGCCGGCCGGGTGACGAACTGGTCCCAGGTGGGCGGCAACGACGTCCCCGTCCACCTGATCAACCGCGACCCCGGCTCCGGCACCCGCAGCACCCTCGTCGCCAAGGTCCTGGACGGCAGGGAACCGCCCCAGTTCACCGTGACCGACTGCGCGGCCCTGAAGTCCGGCCAGTACGGCCGCTGCGAGGTCACCAGCACGGACACCATGCTGAACACCAGCGCTTCGACGCCCGGCGCGATCGGCTACAGCGAGGCCACGGGAGTCGCCGGCCACAAGGCCGCCGACCGGCTCGCCAAGCTGAAGATCGACGGCAGGGAACCCACGGCCGAAGGCGTCGAGGACACCAACTACCCCTACTGGCAGACCGAGTTCGCCTACACCTACGGCGATGCACCGGCCGGCTCCGTCGCGGCGGCCTTTCTGAACTTCCTGACCCAGCAGAGCGGTCGCGACATCCTGCACGAGCACGGCCACGGCCTGTGCTCCGAGGCGCAGGACGCGGGGGAGTGCCGGCCGGTCTGA
- a CDS encoding HAAS signaling domain-containing protein, translating into MGIESDQVVYEYLSRVGDVAQQRQLPSATRMRLVNELRGEIDRRRAKAAVDSPAAVRRIIARLGSPDEIVAAAGGGAPAPRGPVTSVPVQPEGRDEHAEEERPKGLRRLVPRPRPAQAPTAPDDAPPPPHLASTADLGGSALQPDWWRVDSSAFGLADDVPGFVGGVEIPEMLRRPPSKEQEEARLRKKEPVEEPEEAVEEADDADAAAPRRRRLFPRRPTLPASRWSNPLLLLSAALLVAGAVLGNLIVLLLGWLIAWGSRRLSDAETKWAVVILPGLALTAGVAWLWGRTDGRWGDPIAEGHMNAALSDTWPWVLRGAAVASALFIVWRSQRER; encoded by the coding sequence GTGGGGATCGAGAGCGACCAGGTCGTCTACGAGTATCTGAGCCGCGTCGGTGACGTGGCTCAGCAGCGTCAGCTGCCGTCGGCCACCCGCATGCGTCTGGTCAACGAGTTGCGGGGCGAGATCGACCGGCGCCGTGCCAAGGCCGCCGTCGACAGCCCCGCCGCCGTCCGCCGCATCATCGCCCGGCTCGGCAGCCCGGACGAGATCGTCGCGGCCGCCGGGGGTGGCGCCCCCGCACCGCGGGGACCGGTCACCTCCGTGCCCGTACAGCCGGAGGGCCGGGACGAGCACGCCGAGGAGGAGCGCCCCAAGGGCCTGCGCCGGCTCGTGCCGCGCCCACGGCCCGCGCAGGCCCCGACGGCACCCGACGACGCGCCTCCGCCGCCCCACCTCGCGAGCACGGCCGACCTCGGGGGCAGCGCGCTCCAGCCGGACTGGTGGCGGGTGGACAGCAGCGCCTTCGGGCTCGCCGACGACGTCCCCGGCTTCGTCGGCGGCGTCGAGATCCCGGAGATGCTCAGGCGCCCGCCCTCCAAGGAGCAGGAGGAGGCGCGGCTCCGCAAGAAGGAACCCGTCGAGGAGCCCGAGGAGGCCGTTGAGGAGGCCGACGACGCGGACGCCGCCGCCCCCCGTCGCCGCCGCCTCTTCCCGCGGCGCCCGACCCTCCCCGCCAGCCGCTGGAGCAACCCCCTCCTGCTGCTTTCCGCCGCCCTACTCGTCGCCGGCGCCGTCCTCGGCAACCTCATCGTCCTGCTGCTCGGCTGGCTCATCGCCTGGGGCTCCCGGCGCCTGAGCGACGCCGAGACCAAGTGGGCGGTCGTGATCCTGCCCGGCCTCGCCCTCACGGCCGGCGTCGCCTGGCTGTGGGGCCGCACCGACGGCCGCTGGGGCGACCCCATCGCCGAGGGCCACATGAACGCCGCCCTCTCGGACACCTGGCCCTGGGTGCTGCGCGGGGCGGCGGTGGCGTCGGCGCTGTTCATCGTCTGGCGGTCACAGCGGGAGAGGTAG
- a CDS encoding HAD family hydrolase — protein MAHMASSTLPPLTVGFDLDMTLIDSRPGIHACYTALAERTGTYIDADLAITRLGPPLEEELVNWFPAEQVPAIADQYRAMYPTIAIAATPALPGAREAIAAVRAVGGRAIVVTAKYEPNAKLHLEHLGIEPDAVIGNLWAEQKAVALREHDAGVYVGDHEGDVRAARAADALSVTVATGPFSTDQLGALGADVVLTDLTEFPGWLARYLEAPRA, from the coding sequence ATGGCGCATATGGCCTCCTCGACCCTGCCCCCGCTCACCGTCGGCTTCGACCTGGACATGACCCTCATCGACTCCCGCCCCGGCATCCACGCCTGCTACACGGCGCTGGCCGAGCGCACGGGGACGTACATAGACGCCGACCTGGCGATCACACGGCTCGGGCCGCCGCTGGAGGAGGAGCTGGTCAACTGGTTCCCGGCGGAGCAGGTCCCGGCCATCGCCGACCAATACCGCGCGATGTACCCGACGATCGCCATCGCCGCGACCCCCGCCCTGCCGGGCGCGCGTGAGGCGATCGCCGCCGTACGGGCCGTCGGCGGGCGCGCGATCGTCGTCACCGCCAAGTACGAGCCGAACGCCAAGCTGCACCTGGAGCACCTCGGCATCGAGCCGGACGCGGTGATCGGCAATCTCTGGGCCGAGCAGAAGGCGGTGGCCCTGCGCGAGCACGACGCGGGCGTCTACGTCGGCGATCACGAGGGCGACGTACGCGCCGCCCGCGCGGCCGACGCCCTGTCGGTCACGGTGGCCACGGGGCCGTTCAGCACGGATCAGCTGGGCGCGCTCGGCGCGGACGTGGTCCTCACGGACCTGACGGAGTTCCCGGGCTGGCTCGCCCGCTACCTCGAAGCGCCCCGCGCCTGA
- a CDS encoding cold-shock protein, which translates to MPTGKVKWFNSEKGFGFLSRDDGGDVFVHSSVLPAGVDVLKPGQRVEFGVVAGQRGDQALSVTILDPTPSVAAAQRKKPDELASIVQDLTTLLENITPMLERGRYPEKTAGKKIAGLLRAVADQLDV; encoded by the coding sequence GTGCCTACCGGCAAGGTCAAGTGGTTCAACAGCGAGAAGGGCTTCGGCTTTCTCTCCCGCGACGACGGCGGTGACGTCTTCGTCCATTCCTCGGTCCTCCCCGCCGGAGTCGACGTACTCAAGCCGGGACAGCGAGTGGAGTTCGGGGTGGTCGCCGGACAGCGCGGTGACCAGGCCCTCTCGGTCACCATCCTCGACCCGACCCCCTCGGTCGCGGCGGCCCAGCGCAAGAAGCCGGACGAACTGGCTTCCATCGTCCAGGATCTGACGACCCTCCTCGAAAACATCACGCCGATGCTGGAGCGGGGCCGCTACCCCGAGAAGACCGCCGGCAAGAAGATCGCCGGCCTCCTCCGCGCGGTCGCCGACCAGCTCGACGTATAG
- a CDS encoding 1,4-dihydroxy-6-naphthoate synthase yields the protein MTGEQQRQPLRIAYSPCPNDTFVFDALAHDRVPGAPALDVTFADIDITNGMAERGEFDVLKVSYAVLPYVLDEYALLPCGGALGRGCGPLVLTREPDVDLSGRTVAVPSEKSTAYLLFRLWAADTLPAGVGEIVVMPFHEIMPAVRDGKVDAGLVIHEARFTYQNYGLHKLADMGEHWEATTGLPIPLGAIIAKRSLGAQRLTLLADSIRTSVRAAWDDPEASRGYVMEHAQEMNPAVAEQHIGLYVNEFTADLGDDGYAAVRGLLTRAAAEGLTPALGPEALSFP from the coding sequence ATGACCGGTGAACAGCAGCGACAGCCCCTGCGGATCGCGTACTCGCCCTGCCCGAACGACACCTTCGTCTTCGACGCCCTCGCCCACGACCGGGTGCCCGGCGCCCCTGCGCTCGACGTCACCTTCGCGGACATCGACATCACCAACGGCATGGCCGAGCGCGGCGAGTTCGACGTGCTGAAGGTGTCGTACGCCGTGCTGCCGTACGTCCTCGACGAGTACGCCCTGCTGCCCTGCGGGGGCGCGCTGGGCCGGGGCTGCGGCCCGCTGGTGCTGACTCGCGAGCCGGACGTGGACCTCAGCGGCCGTACGGTCGCGGTGCCGAGCGAGAAGTCGACGGCGTATCTGCTGTTCCGCCTGTGGGCCGCCGACACCCTGCCCGCCGGGGTGGGTGAGATCGTGGTCATGCCGTTCCACGAGATCATGCCCGCCGTGCGGGACGGGAAGGTCGACGCGGGGCTCGTCATCCACGAGGCGCGCTTCACGTACCAGAACTACGGGCTGCACAAGCTCGCGGACATGGGCGAGCACTGGGAGGCCACCACGGGGCTGCCCATCCCGCTGGGTGCGATCATCGCCAAGCGCTCCCTGGGCGCGCAGCGGCTGACGCTCCTGGCCGACTCCATCCGCACTTCCGTACGGGCCGCCTGGGACGACCCGGAAGCCTCCCGCGGCTACGTCATGGAGCACGCCCAGGAGATGAACCCGGCCGTCGCCGAACAGCACATCGGCCTGTACGTCAACGAGTTCACGGCCGACCTCGGCGACGACGGCTACGCGGCCGTGCGGGGGCTGCTGACACGCGCGGCAGCGGAGGGGCTCACACCCGCACTCGGGCCCGAAGCGCTGTCGTTCCCCTGA
- a CDS encoding futalosine hydrolase, producing the protein MHVLVATAVPVERDAVARAFAAAADEGRVLLGSAGPAPAEAGRGRPVIDFVAVGVGPARAAATTASALTTAARDGAPYGLVVSTGIAGGFAPHAPVGSLVVADEITAADLGAETPDGFLPVTELGFGTVTHRPPEALVRETAAATGARTGAVLTVSTVTGTAVRAARLRERHPTALAEAMEGFGVAEAAAAHGTPVLELRAVSNPVGPRDRAAWRIGDALAALTEAFGKLTPVLESWQPHDR; encoded by the coding sequence CTGCACGTGCTGGTGGCCACCGCCGTCCCCGTGGAGAGGGACGCGGTGGCCCGGGCGTTCGCGGCAGCCGCGGACGAGGGGCGGGTGCTGCTGGGGTCCGCCGGCCCGGCGCCCGCCGAGGCCGGTCGCGGCCGGCCGGTCATCGATTTCGTCGCCGTCGGCGTGGGCCCTGCCCGGGCCGCGGCCACCACCGCGTCGGCCCTCACCACGGCCGCCCGCGACGGCGCGCCCTACGGCCTGGTCGTCTCCACCGGCATCGCCGGCGGCTTCGCGCCCCACGCCCCCGTCGGCTCCCTCGTCGTCGCCGACGAGATCACCGCCGCCGACCTGGGCGCCGAGACCCCCGACGGCTTCCTGCCCGTCACCGAGCTGGGCTTCGGCACCGTCACCCACCGTCCGCCCGAAGCACTCGTACGGGAAACGGCGGCCGCCACCGGCGCCCGAACCGGCGCCGTCCTCACCGTCTCCACCGTGACCGGCACCGCCGTCCGCGCCGCGCGGCTGCGCGAGCGCCACCCCACCGCCCTGGCCGAGGCGATGGAGGGCTTCGGCGTCGCCGAGGCCGCCGCCGCGCACGGCACGCCGGTGCTGGAGCTGCGCGCGGTCTCCAACCCCGTCGGCCCGCGCGACCGTGCCGCCTGGCGCATCGGCGACGCGCTGGCGGCCCTCACCGAGGCTTTCGGGAAGCTCACGCCCGTCCTGGAGAGTTGGCAACCACATGACCGGTGA